A window of the Pecten maximus chromosome 19, xPecMax1.1, whole genome shotgun sequence genome harbors these coding sequences:
- the LOC117317250 gene encoding uncharacterized protein LOC117317250: MVKPHRMIQVFLCLVFGVLLYILMRIPIELENNYRDTEEMYVPLALSERISDSYPVRYCTSNQSYVDFGSSNILTSQQKASVEQCIASYQQDHTRALEDERSHRAIRYTNHSYLNRNSVMIEVGGHLGIDVSEFNSRYHPGLYFVLEPVPKFYNILVTKFKEFKNVVFFNFGIDVGDGQFYIKESSDDAVSIFESDSQIGEMIQIVNTTQFFETLSVRSRDVDLITMNCEGCEYAVLDLLLTTDYIRHFRNIQFQSHRIERICYPIRRFCWYQELLRKTHKLSFQFRFVWENWTKL; the protein is encoded by the coding sequence ATGGTGAAGCCACACAGGATGATTCAGGTATTTTTGTGTTTGGTGTTCGGAGTACTTCTCTACATACTCATGAGAATACCAATTGAGTTGGAAAACAACTATCGTGACACAGAAGAAATGTATGTACCATTAGCACTAAGCGAGAGGATTTCTGACAGTTATCCTGTTCGGTATTGTACCAGTAATCAATCATACGTGGATTTCGGAAGTTCAAATATTCTGACATCCCAACAAAAAGCGAGTGTTGAGCAATGTATAGCGTCCTACCAGCAGGATCACACACGGGCATTAGAGGATGAACGATCGCATAGGGCAATACGTTATACCAACCATTCTTATCTCAACCGAAACAGTGTTATGATAGAGGTTGGTGGACATTTGGGTATTGATGTAAGTGAATTCAATTCTCGATACCATCCAGGCTTGTATTTTGTGTTAGAACCAGTTCctaaattttataatatattggtGACAAAATTCAAGGAGTTTAAAAACGTAGTTTTCTTTAACTTTGGAATTGATGTCGGTGATGGTCAATTTTATATAAAGGAGTCCAGTGATGATGCAGTTTCTATATTTGAGTCCGATAGCCAGATTGGAGAGATGATACAAATAGTTAACACAACACAATTCTTCGAGACTTTGTCAGTCCGGAGTCGTGATGTGGACTTAATAACAATGAACTGTGAAGGATGCGAGTACGCTGTACTGGACCTTCTCCTCACGACAGACTACATACGTCACTTCCGGAATATTCAATTCCAGTCTCATAGAATTGAAAGGATATGTTACCCGATTCGACGATTCTGCTGGTACCAGGAGTTGCTAAGAAAAACTCACAAACTAAGTTTTCAATTCAGGTTTGTGTGGGAAAATTggacaaaattataa